The genomic window AATTGGGTGAAGGTTACAAACTCATCCGGTGCATTATTAAACTCAACACGCACTGTTCCCATGGAAACATCGCATGCGCCGCTGTTTGACATGGCGATTACTTCATATATTTCGGAACTTCCGGCCGGTTCGTTTACCGTCCACCAAATAGAATCTCTAACGGCTCCTGTAATCGTATCTAAAATATTGCCTACAGTAGATTGGATACGATAATTTCTTCCGGGATCGAATCCCTGGAGATAGATCATAGCCTCACCACCACAAACCCTTTCGTTATCGGCTACAAGCTTATGCATAGCAGGTAGGGGTTCCAATAATATGTTCACTAAATTACCAGCATTGGCTAAACTTACACATGCATCACCACCTCTTGACTTGTGGATGGTATATACACCTTCCGGGACTAAATCAGGGAAAGCCAGTTCTTGTGCTGTACCGCTTGCATTTGTTCCTGTTACCTCCGATATTACCGTACCACTGGCATCCTTCACCTGATAAGTAACATCTAACTCATTATCCGTAAGCCTGAGCTCAACCCCCTTTTCACTTCCACAATACGTTGTTCTCACTGTTGGATCGATGATTTGATCTAAAGGTGCGGGACTTTCTGCCACTGTAACGCTTCCATTCATATTTGAGGTACAGCCTTGATCGCTAATGGCCATGAATGTATAAATTCCTTCCTGGTTCACTTTATATTTAAGTGAATCCTCATCTGTCCTTCCGGGTATCTGAGCCAGAATACTCAAGCTACCTGAACCATCGTCCAACTGGAGTCTGTAGGTAAAGTCTGCTTCGGATTGAACCACACCCAACATAGCACCATCGTTTGTCAAATCACATGTTGCACCCGATCCGAACATCGCAAAAGCTACTGGTAAAGGATTCACATTCAGGTTTACCCTGTTGGCCATTTCTGTATCGCAAAGTCCATTACGAGCCATCACGTAGTACTCACCTTCCTCGATGGCCTCGTTAAATTGTATAGCATTACCCGTACCGCTTATTGTTTGCAATGGCGCAAGATCGCCTGCTTTCCAAAGCTCATAATCTACGGCTACTTCGGTAGCAGCCAACCCAAATTGTACACCCGGGTCGCCGTTACAAATTTCGCCCGAACCGGTAACCTGTTGTTTGGTAATCGCACCTGCTACATCAACTATAAGCGTAGAAGAAGCATAGATAGAGCATCCTTCTTTGATAGCTTGCACCCCATAGGTGGCATTAGCATCCACTACACGTTCAAAACCTACATCGTTTCCATCCCCGGTAATGCTTGGAATACCTATGGCAGGATAATAATCGGTACCCACTTGTTTTACAAGCACGTAGGTTACACCAAGTTCGGAGCTTTCAACATACAATGAATCACCGTTATCACAACCTGTTCCAGGATCTGCCAGCAAAAGTGCCACATCCATAGGCAATGGTTTTTCGGTAATTGATATGGGGCCGTTTAGCATGGTTGAAGTACATGAGGTTATTCCATCCGTACGCTGGGCTATAATATTATAGTCGCCCGTGGCATTAATTGTAAACTCAAGCCTGCTGTTGTTGCCATTTTGCCATGTGCCTCTGTTGCCTGAGTTAATTTCTTCCCAGGTATATTCCACATCGGCTTCCGAATCATTCATGTAAATCATAGTTGATTCACCGGTACAATATTCGTTTACATCGTTATAAATTTCATATTCGCTAGGTAAAGGATCTATTACCACTTCAATTGTATTGGCCATCGGAGTTGAACAACCCACCATGGGCACGGAAGCTTCCACCGTATATATACCTTCGTTACTCAATGGCCCGGAAAATATGAGTGGAGCTGCCGGCGTATCAATGCCGATCAGCATTTCGATAAAATTACCATCGCGGTATAAACGATATTCAATATCCTCTTGCTGTCCGTCGATGCTAATGGTAATACCACTTGCGCCTTCACAATAATGGCCGCTTGTATTATCCATTGCATTATCGGTAATCAAATTAAATTGAGCCGGTACAGGTACGGTGCGCACATCTGCGTGCCCGGTCATAGGGAACTGACATCCGGAAGCGGACTCTACACGGACTGTGTAAACCCCCTCGGCTGTAACTGTGCCAAATGAAATCGGTCCGTTTACACCCGGTACCGAAACTCCGGTATCTGCACCATCTAAATATAATTTGTAGTTTACTGTGTTATCCAGCGATCCGTCTAACTGCAATTCAACCCCGGCACCACCGGCACAATATCTTCCATCGGTAAGGTCGGTTGGATCGGCAGGATTTACTACTGAAAGTTCAAAAGCTACTTCCGCAACGTCACTAACAATCTCGAAGGAGCCATCCATCATTTTGGTACATCCGGTAATATTATCCTCAGCCTGGATGGTATAAAAACCAACAACGAGGTTAGCGGTAAAATCAATTGACGAACCTGTTCCTATCTGGCTGTCAACTTCCGTTCCACCAACCAGTAATCTATAAATAAAGTCCGGTTGTGTTCCGGAAAGGGTAATATCATGTCCGGCACCACCATTACAACCGGTTACCGGGCTACCACTTGGTGAGCTGAGTGTATAACTATCAGGTAAAGGATTTTGTGTAATAGTTTGTGGGCTATTTAACATACTAACAGGCGCATCAGGCAAGCCATTGTAAAATGCTATGGCCCTATACGATTTGCTGCCATCTATATTAACATGTTGCCATCTCAAATCCTCCGTTCCGGTGTACTCAATAGTATCTATGGCAACACCTGTAAGATCATCAACCAAGGCATACGACACACCAACTTGCGGATTACCAACCAGATAGATGTAAATATCCTCGTTGCTATCCGAACAATAGGCTGAAGCACTGGTTTCTAATGTTAAAGGTAATACACCATCATAAACAGTAAGGTTGATGCTTGCCGTTGATACACAATTATTTCCATCATATACATCCACACTCACCACATCTCCATCAACCAGTGCATCCGTATTATAGGTGCTGGTTATGCTACGGGATTGTTGTACAATATTATTTACCGAGAATTCATATTCAGTTCCGCCGCCACCGGTAAAAGTGAGCATTGTTCCACTAATAACCGTATTTGATGGCGATACATTTAATGTAGCAATCGGCAATGGATTTACCGTAGTAATAATTTCAGCTGTATTGGCACCGCACGATGAAGTACTGTAACTTACACGTGCCGAAACTTTTTGTGCATCTGTTAAAACCGATGTAACATAAGTATCGTTGGCATCCGGTCCTTGAACAGGATTACCATCAAGGAACCATTCAAACACATCGCCGCCACTCGCTGTAAAGGTAACTTCGTCGCCGGTACAGATGATATTGTCGTTGTCGGAACTTATAATACCTACTACAGGTATTGGGTTTACCTTTATTATAATACCCGCATGAGATGCCGTACAATTAGATGCATCGGTAACCTGAACCGTTACGTTGTCGTTGTCTAATAATGTAGTAGTTTTGTATTCATGTTCAACACCGGGACCTTGCATTGATATTCCATTCACAAAAAACTCATAAGCTACACCGCCTGTAGCAGTAAAAGTAACTTCTTCAGTTTCGCATATGGTTGTTTTATCCGCAGTTAATCCCGCTAAAGGCACACTAATGGTAACATTGACTGCAGCACTTAAAACACTACAATTATTACTGTCGAACACTTCTGCTTCCACATTAAAATCCGCGGTTGAAGAGTGGGTAAAGATATTGGAACCCTGAACGCCTTGCGCTATACCGTCGACATAAAACTGATATTGAAAGGGTCCGGTACCTCCTGGAGTGGCTGTAAAAGTTACCGTTTCGTTTTGGCAAACCGTAGTTTTTGAAGCCGACAAGTCGGATGTAGGTAAAGGATTAACATTAATGGTTAATGCGGTAGAATTACCGAAACAAGTACCGGCATAGGCAATAACGGAAATATCATCGCCATCGTTAATGGTATTAATTGCTAAAGTATTGGATACATCATCTTGCAACACCTCGGTTCCATTTCGCATAAAAACATAGCGGCTGAAACTTCCCGGCGATGCTAAAAACTCCATTTGGTCACCTGCACAAATTGTTGTTCCACCCGGACTCGTGATGGATAGCGTGGGTACCGGATTGTCAATCACCGTCATGGTAATACTGCCTGATGTATGCGAACAAGTTGTGTTTACATCAGTAACAACAACATATACCTGATCACCGTTCTGCAGATCAGAAGTGGTATAGGTTATATCCGTGCCATTTTTTACGGAAGAATCATTTCCTCCTCGTATGCGATGAAAATCGTATGAGTAATTACCCGACCCATCTGAACCGGAAGCATTAAATGTAACCGCTGTTCCTCCACAGATGGTCGTTAATCCGGGCGCTGGCGCACTTACGCTTATACCTGATGTTACCTGATTAACCACTAGGTCGGTGGTGGCTGTTGCCTGACAAGTGTTGGCATCGGTAACCGTAAGTGTGTAGGTT from Saccharicrinis carchari includes these protein-coding regions:
- a CDS encoding T9SS type B sorting domain-containing protein — its product is GGPAGITYAWTGPNGFTSNLQNPVLSNVSMADAGAYTLTVTDGNTCEQSISTTVTINANPSITAGSNSPVCEGSAINLTSSPAGGSGTYTAFNWTGPNGFTSSTQNPTVANATLAASGDYTVTVTDNLGCSSTLAATETVLVTERPTISVNYNAPVCDGTTLTLTATAAGGSGNYVNYVWTKDGTIVAGENASTLTIASAAISDAATYGVTVEDLSGCFSDEGTVAVTIQALPIAAASNDGPVCLGEDVTLSALPNGMVTYSWTGPGSFTSAAQNPSLSAVSLTDAGTYTLTVTDANTCQATATTDLVVNQVTSGISVSAPAPGLTTICGGTAVTFNASGSDGSGNYSYDFHRIRGGNDSSVKNGTDITYTTSDLQNGDQVYVVVTDVNTTCSHTSGSITMTVIDNPVPTLSITSPGGTTICAGDQMEFLASPGSFSRYVFMRNGTEVLQDDVSNTLAINTINDGDDISVIAYAGTCFGNSTALTINVNPLPTSDLSASKTTVCQNETVTFTATPGGTGPFQYQFYVDGIAQGVQGSNIFTHSSTADFNVEAEVFDSNNCSVLSAAVNVTISVPLAGLTADKTTICETEEVTFTATGGVAYEFFVNGISMQGPGVEHEYKTTTLLDNDNVTVQVTDASNCTASHAGIIIKVNPIPVVGIISSDNDNIICTGDEVTFTASGGDVFEWFLDGNPVQGPDANDTYVTSVLTDAQKVSARVSYSTSSCGANTAEIITTVNPLPIATLNVSPSNTVISGTMLTFTGGGGTEYEFSVNNIVQQSRSITSTYNTDALVDGDVVSVDVYDGNNCVSTASINLTVYDGVLPLTLETSASAYCSDSNEDIYIYLVGNPQVGVSYALVDDLTGVAIDTIEYTGTEDLRWQHVNIDGSKSYRAIAFYNGLPDAPVSMLNSPQTITQNPLPDSYTLSSPSGSPVTGCNGGAGHDITLSGTQPDFIYRLLVGGTEVDSQIGTGSSIDFTANLVVGFYTIQAEDNITGCTKMMDGSFEIVSDVAEVAFELSVVNPADPTDLTDGRYCAGGAGVELQLDGSLDNTVNYKLYLDGADTGVSVPGVNGPISFGTVTAEGVYTVRVESASGCQFPMTGHADVRTVPVPAQFNLITDNAMDNTSGHYCEGASGITISIDGQQEDIEYRLYRDGNFIEMLIGIDTPAAPLIFSGPLSNEGIYTVEASVPMVGCSTPMANTIEVVIDPLPSEYEIYNDVNEYCTGESTMIYMNDSEADVEYTWEEINSGNRGTWQNGNNSRLEFTINATGDYNIIAQRTDGITSCTSTMLNGPISITEKPLPMDVALLLADPGTGCDNGDSLYVESSELGVTYVLVKQVGTDYYPAIGIPSITGDGNDVGFERVVDANATYGVQAIKEGCSIYASSTLIVDVAGAITKQQVTGSGEICNGDPGVQFGLAATEVAVDYELWKAGDLAPLQTISGTGNAIQFNEAIEEGEYYVMARNGLCDTEMANRVNLNVNPLPVAFAMFGSGATCDLTNDGAMLGVVQSEADFTYRLQLDDGSGSLSILAQIPGRTDEDSLKYKVNQEGIYTFMAISDQGCTSNMNGSVTVAESPAPLDQIIDPTVRTTYCGSEKGVELRLTDNELDVTYQVKDASGTVISEVTGTNASGTAQELAFPDLVPEGVYTIHKSRGGDACVSLANAGNLVNILLEPLPAMHKLVADNERVCGGEAMIYLQGFDPGRNYRIQSTVGNILDTITGAVRDSIWWTVNEPAGSSEIYEVIAMSNSGACDVSMGTVRVEFNNAPDEFVTFTQFGSDSATKGKDSYCEGDEGLRIGIENSQQGVAYLLHNLMDMENALDVIVGNNSEQLYTKQLTGGEYIVKSILYSTGCELISEDTVKVIENPLPDTTYLLSCTKPDAGDCYVGDFVTMDGSETGINYTLYKGWDTNTIYGQIRQGDGSAIVFDDIEILSGGTYKVMATNPVTGCSASVADNVKFFDSPLIAIDDSLSIENKALTGSILVHTNDILNQSVDIVQDSDNQGNIRFALLEGFVDSLNNVVLNKKGNPVKTIGVASIDTISGALTYEKLPNFYGLDSVRYVIRNIDYMYRTDTAMVYFYAGNKEIEEDKTFLIPNAFSPNGDGFNDYFRIVGINKNGVTATKSTLEVFNRWGTMVYRSKDTTYGEDGNWWDGTSSEASMFSIGSDLPNGTYFYVFKVEVNIGDRVETKEYNGYIELRR